In one Arachis duranensis cultivar V14167 chromosome 9, aradu.V14167.gnm2.J7QH, whole genome shotgun sequence genomic region, the following are encoded:
- the LOC107467251 gene encoding uncharacterized protein LOC107467251: MNKAYDRLEWDFIELVLKAFGFHSKWIKLVMECINSTSYRFKVNGILSNKIIPGRDDCIILAEANVEEAYQIISILNENTNASGQRINLQKSGITFGKQVPLQARVNIEEVMGMSAWDNPGKYLGLPAHWGRAKSSALSWIEERVTNKLEGWKENLLNQAGKEILIKAVVQAIPAYAMNVILFPKGFCSKLSAEVAKFWWATNERNRAYIGEDGRKYVRAKKKGALDSRTSIIRILLFWQNKHREFWRIQKQFGSEF, from the exons ATGAACAAAGCTTATGATCGCTTGGAGTGGGACTTTATCGAATTGGTACTTAAGGCCTTTGGGTTTCATTCAAAATGGATCAAGCTGGTTATGGAATGCATCAACTCTACTTCCTACCGATTTAAAGTGAATGGGATCTTGTCCAATAAAATCATTCCAGGCAGAG ATGATTGCATTATATTGGCAGAGGCTAATGTAGAAGAGGCATACCAAATAATCTCCATCCTCAATGAGAATACAAATGCATCAGGTCAGAGAATAAACCTCCAAAAATCAGGAATTACTTTCGGAAAACAAGTACCTTTGCAAGCTAGAGTAAATATAGAGGAGGTGATGGGAATGAGTGCATGGGATAATCCGGGAAAATACCTGGGTCTACCGGCACATTGGGGGAGGGCAAAAAGTAGTGCTTTGAGCTGGATAGAAGAGagagtgacaaacaaattagaGGGATGGAAAGAAAATTTGTTGAACCAGGCCGGGAAAGAAATCCTCATTAAAGCAGTTGTTCAAGCCATACCCGCATATGCCATGAATGTAATCCTGTTTCCTAAAGGGTTTTGCAGTAAACTTAGTGCCGAAGTAGCAAAATTTTGGTGGGCGACTAATGAAAGGAATCGGGCATACATTGGAGAAGATGGGAGAAAATATGTGAGAGCAAAAAAGAAGGGGGCCTTGGATTCAAGGACTTCCATCATCAGAATCTTGCTTTTTTGGCAAAACAAGCATAGAGAATTTTGGAGAATCCAGAAGCAGTTTGGGTCAGAATTCTGA
- the LOC107467253 gene encoding protein ASPARTIC PROTEASE IN GUARD CELL 2-like has product MSPTKLAPLQGTMLLLLLILLTTTITITASTPSSPSNKLNHPHFQELNVKQTIADTKLNPTLIPKTHQKHNTTKHEGSAKWKLNLLHRDKVTTFNATQDHRTRFNARMQRDAKRVSALLRRLSAEAGKTSYYEAEEFGSDVVSGMEQGSGEYFVRIGVGSPPRNQYVVIDSGSDIVWVQCQPCNKCYRQSDPVFNPSESSSYSGVSCGSNVCSRLENAGCHEGRCRYEVSYGDGSYTKGTLALETLTFGRTVIRNVAIGCGHSNQGMFVGAAGLLGLGGGPMSFVGQLGGQTGGAFSYCLVSRGIGSSGSLEFGLESMPVGASWVSLIHNLRAPSFYYIGLSGLGVGGIKVSIPEDIFRLTETGDGGVVMDTGTAVTRLPTAAYNAFRDAFIGQTTNLPRASGVSIFDTCYDLYGFMSVRVPTVSFYFSGGPILTLN; this is encoded by the coding sequence ATGTCACCCACAAAGCTTGCACCTTTGCAGGGCACAATGCTTCTGCTGCTCTTGATCCTTCTAACCACCACCATTACCATTACCGCTTCCACTCCATCATCACCTTCCAACAAGCTCAACCACCCTCATTTCCAGGAGCTCAACGTCAAACAAACAATAGCAGATACCAAACTGAACCCAACCCTAATCCCAAAAACACACCAAAAACACAATACAACCAAACATGAAGGATCAGCAAAATGGAAGCTCAACCTACTTCACAGAGACAAAGTCACCACCTTTAACGCCACCCAAGATCACCGCACTCGTTTCAATGCACGAATGCAAAGAGACGCCAAAAGGGTCTCCGCCCTCCTCCGCCGTCTCTCCGCCGAAGCCGGAAAAACCAGCTACTACGAAGCAGAGGAGTTCGGGTCGGACGTAGTTTCGGGTATGGAGCAAGGCAGCGGCGAATACTTCGTCAGAATCGGAGTTGGAAGCCCACCGAGGAACCAATACGTTGTCATCGATTCCGGCAGCGACATCGTCTGGGTCCAATGCCAACCCTGCAATAAATGTTACCGTCAATCCGACCCGGTTTTCAACCCGTCAGAGTCTTCTTCTTACTCCGGCGTTTCTTGTGGCTCCAACGTATGCAGCCGCCTGGAGAATGCCGGCTGCCACGAGGGGCGGTGCCGGTACGAGGTTTCCTACGGCGACGGGTCCTACACGAAAGGGACACTTGCCCTTGAGACTCTCACGTTCGGGCGAACCGTGATCCGAAACGTGGCGATCGGGTGCGGGCACAGCAACCAAGGAATGTTTGTTGGGGCTGCTGGGCTTTTGGGCCTTGGTGGTGGGCCCATGTCTTTTGTGGGCCAGCTTGGTGGCCAGACTGGCGGTGCATTTAGTTATTGTTTGGTGAGTCGGGGCATTGGGTCGTCCGGGTCACTTGAATTCGGGCTTGAATCCATGCCCGTGGGTGCTTCATGGGTCTCCCTGATCCATAACCTGCGGGCCCCGAGTTTCTACTATATTGGGCTCTCGGGTCTTGGGGTTGGGGGAATTAAGGTATCCATACCCGAAGATATTTTCAGGTTAACGGAAACAGGGGATGGAGGAGTGGTGATGGACACCGGCACGGCCGTGACTAGGCTGCCGACAGCGGCGTATAATGCATTCCGGGATGCTTTTATCGGGCAAACCACAAACTTGCCCCGGGCATCCGGAGTATCCATTTTTGACACGTGCTATGATTTATACGGGTTTATGTCGGTTCGGGTCCCGACCGTATCGTTTTACTTCTCGGGTGGGCCAATTTTGACCCTGAAT
- the LOC107467299 gene encoding F-box/kelch-repeat protein At3g23880, whose protein sequence is MRGNLLGTTDKRPKALSPTKAPPILPGEVIEEILVRVPASSLVKLKIVCKSWNALISNPEFVSDNVHRSRADPRLVYRFRDSRKIHFSSVQSLFKNPSALLTKDGCFEMDGDLHILGSCNGLICLGLMSGRFHLGSIRLWNPCTRSASDWLKIRAIKDDMYGFGYDHVHDNYKFLEGCWIYGHKIHTFGSNYWTTIVQDPLSYHPKLGIGTFVYGTLNWAAQAHSNFLEWVILSFDLANENFAPLSLPDMNNRDEHYDPAVGVLRDRLCVCLKENYGGWIFWVMKEYGVQKSWTKLITVFSNERVYPPMFYSLKAMYMTENDDVVAVSLSPSDSRIFKLVIISSNDARRSHRIFGQRTLVDADHQNCYVYQESLVSPSHLGLPSFHY, encoded by the coding sequence ATGCGGGGAAACCTTCTCGGAACCACCGACAAGCGGCCGAAAGCCCTGTCTCCAACGAAGGCGCCACCCATCCTTCCGGGCGAGGTGATCGAGGAGATCCTGGTGAGGGTCCCGGCGAGTAGCCTTGTGAAATTGAAGATTGTGTGCAAATCATGGAATGCACTCATCTCCAACCCCGAATTCGTCAGCGACAACGTTCACCGGTCAAGAGCAGATCCAAGACTGGTATATCGCTTTCGAGATAGTCGCAAAATCCACTTTTCGTCGGTGCAGTCTCTGTTCAAGAATCCATCCGCCCTTCTTACCAAAGATGGCTGCTTCGAGATGGATGGTGATCTGCATATCTTGGGTTCCTGCAATGGCTTGATCTGCCTCGGCTTGATGAGCGGTCGTTTTCACTTGGGATCCATCCGATTGTGGAACCCCTGTACCAGATCGGCATCGGATTGGTTGAAAATTCGGGCGATAAAGGATGACATGTATGGTTTTGGCTATGATCATGTGCATGATAATTACAAGTTTCTCGAGGGTTGTTGGATATACGGCCACAAAATCCACACCTTCGGTTCGAATTATTGGACAACCATCGTTCAAGATCCCCTATCTTACCACCCCAAGCTGGGGATAGGGACGTTTGTGTATGGCACTCTGAATTGGGCAGCTCAGGCTCATAGCAACTTTCTCGAATGGGTGATCCTTTCCTTTGACTTAGCCAACGAGAATTTTGCCCCATTGTCTCTGCCTGATATGAATAATAGGGACGAGCATTATGATCCTGCGGTGGGTGTGTTGAGGGACAGGCTTTGTGTTTGTTTGAAGGAAAACTATGGTGGTTGGATTTTTTGGGTGATGAAGGAGTATGGGGTTCAAAAGTCATGGACTAAGTTGATCACCGTATTTAGTAATGAGCGCGTATATCCACCcatgttttattcacttaaaGCCATGTACATGACGGAAAATGATGACGTTGTGGCTGTTTCCCTTAGTCCCAGTGATTCTAGAATTttcaaattagttattattagttCAAATGATGCCCGCAGATCGCATCGAATTTTCGGCCAACGAACTTTAGTCGACGCAGATCATCAGAATTGCTATGTTTACCAAGAAAGCTTGGTTTCGCCCTCCCATTTAGGCCTTCCAAGTTTCCACTactga